The following DNA comes from Quercus robur chromosome 1, dhQueRobu3.1, whole genome shotgun sequence.
AGagctataatttatttatttattttacaagtaAAGCACTTCCTTTTATTACTCAAAAAAGAGAATTATTTatcaacaatttattttcttggtGTGTAATGAAAAGTGAAAATCAAATCTATAGTTCCTCTTCCTCAACAATTACGCTGCCACCTCTTTGAGCACCACGCATAGCTTTATTTGCCtgaaaaaggaaggaaagacATTCCGTAAAATATAATACAATCACTTGGCAGAATTAAACCCAATGTTAGTAGGGAATAATGTtatttatgaacaaaaaaagGGCCTCAAACGTGTGATCATTGATCTGGTCCACTTAAATCCTCTATTGATAGCGTGGGGCACCCATGGGCACGTTAGGGCTATTTGCGTCATGGCACAGCATTTTTGCGAAGCGCATGACTCGAATCCGACAACTCCTGAACTTGCAAATGTGACTAAGTTTGGGACTCCTACCAACACACCACGCCCTAGGGGCTAGGGAATAATGTTATGCCTTTGAACAAAACCGGACACATTATATTGCAGGTATAAATTTGGCACTTGAATAAATtatgggaaatttttttaacacttttaaGTTTGAAAGCACTTTTCTAGTCTAGTACGTTTGGAAGTAACTTTATATCGAAAGCTTCTTTGTAAAAAGTTTGTTAAGTATaattgtatttagaaaaaatgagacattaaaaaaattagacataagcaaataaattgaaaaaacagTTGCCAAACAGATTAGCACATTTCCAATAGTCATGATCATTTTAGTCCTATGGCATGGTCCCAATTtattggataattaattaattagtgcCTCTTTATAAAGAGCTAGTTTCTTACATTTTTGTGTGTGCTGAATATGCTAGTTTCTTACTTGATTCCTATAGGTTAAGTCCAAGTTATGGGTTAAAGTTAAATAGATGAAATTTTCTTACCTCTTTTTTCCAATCAGCTCGTAAGTTTACTATAACAAGTGCCACAACTTGAACAGAAAGTCCACATATGATGCCCATCCAAAGCCCCTGattaaaatcaatttcaaaactCAAATATTAGTATAGCAAAATACTAAAATTGCTACCAATTTtgctatatatttaaaaaaaataaaagaaagtaaattGACGTgataatgaatgtgattgatAACACGTCAACAATATAGTAATATTATttatcaattactttttttattgtgtTACAGTTTTTAAGACACATGAAAGAGAGATATAAAAACTTACTTTGCCTCCAAAATGGAAGACGAAAGCAAAGAGCACGGCAGAAGGAATTCCGACAAGATAGTAAGCACCAAGATTTATAAATGAACATAGATTTTGCCACCCACATCCTCTAGCAGCCCCTACATAGCCAAAGCAGAAATCCCTAAGCAGTTGAATCAAAGtaagaaaaaaccaaacaatTGTTAACAATTGAACTTGATTAGTACTTGTGACATAAATTTAAGACCTGAAAGAACACATTGGAATCCATCCAAGAAGTCTGATAATGCAAGCAGTAGCATCATTTTAGCAACGTATCTGATAACTTCTTCCTCTTTGCTATAAAGCTTTCCCCAGACATTGCGCACCAAAATTGTAGTAATTGCTATTATTGTACCCTCTGAGAGAGCAACTATGATCATCACACGAAGAGCCAAACGTGCACCATATGGGCTCCCAGCACCCAATTCATTTGACACTCTTGTACTGTATAATAGCAAGAAGATTCTTTTAGTTTTGAGGGGCAATGGTATTAGTGGGAAAAGTCATATGAACTAGCTATGTCACTAACCTTATAGTACCACCAAGACCAACAGAAACCATATAAACCAACCAACATGTGTTCAGGCTGCAGAACAATTACGAATGATTTTAAGAATATGTTATCATAAAAGAGGTTTAAGTAATAAACTTAGCTATTAGAAAAAGGTAAAAACTTAGTTACAGTCTTCTagattttcaattaaattcaaacacatgatTGTATTGATTAATACAGtataaataatgttatttttataaaggataattaaattcaatggaATCTTgtgtttgaataaaattaagGAATCTAAAGTATAGCACTTTAGGAAGTGTATTTAAGTTTTACTCATAAGAAAATCTAAGATATTGACTCTCTATtccttattttttatcttttaaaaattaatggaaGTGATAGCAAATACCATATTGATAACACCGATGTCTCCAGTGTTGGATTTGGGAGAAGTCCTGCTAAGAGAACAACCATTTCAAATGACCAATATTCTAAGCTGTCAATCAAAATATTCAAAGAGTTAAACcccaagaagaaaaaagaaagaaaaaagctaAATGCTTCAAACATTACAACAACGCAAATGAATAAATTGCAAGCTGGAAtgatccaaattttttttgcaaatagaAGAGCTCCTTTTGTTAAGCATGCTTCAAACATTACAACAATGCACGGGACAAGACTCTTTTCACAATCTTTTCCATAACTTGTTAAGGTGATACATTGTGATTGAAACATTAGTTTCATGTGGATCCACCATTGATACTGCTTTTAAAATACTAGTGATAAGCAGAAATTACCATATCATAATTGCTGAAGGAACTGCTAGCTTTAGGAAGCTGGGAATATCATGCAAGGCTTCTTTTGAAAACCCAGTCCAAGTTTTCTTGCAAGCTGGAGAGAATCTTACATAAATCGCAAACAAAAGCACATTAACCCAATTAGAAATGTTAATTGCCAAGGCAGCTCCTTTAATCCCAAGTTTGATTTTAAACACAAGAACCCAACACACAAGAACATGTAGCAAAGCTGTGAATCCAGAGCCTATCAACATAGGAATAATgttgttttgtgtttgtaaaAATCTGTTTAGGCATTGAAGAATACCATAGGCAAAAAGGCTTGGGATCATCCAACGATTGAAAACTCCAGCTTCAGTAGCTATTTCATGGTTTTGGTGTAGAAGTATGAGAATGGTGCTTGTATTATACCAAATTATTGCTAGAGGAATGCTTAAGGCTAGGAGGGTTAGTATAGCTCGCTGTGTGTGAACACCAAGCATGTGGTACTGTTTTGCTCCATAGGCTTGTCCACATAGAGTCTCTAATGCGCTTCCCATACCTAGCTTTAAGAGATTTATGATGTAATAGAGATGAGAATTTGCATCAAAATAATAGTTTATGatgaaaaattaagaagaatgGGGATGATGCATTTAACTGGAAAAAAAAGCTTTATTAAGGTCATTAATTTGTTTAGAACAATTTTGACAAAAACAGGTCCATTAATATTTATGCATTCTTCTTTGTGCAGTGACTTCAACATGGAGTTGTGCATGCCATTGTTTAATCCTATTTATAGTTTCAatgcttctaaaaaaaaaaactatagtcTCAATACAATTGGAGACACAAAAGTTATCATAATTGTTGGTGTAATCTTATATGATTGCTATATAATAGAAGTTATATCAATGGTGGACTCATGTAAAAGTGGTGATGCTCCACTCACAACTTACTTCCTTAACAAGTAGTGAAAATTTCTACGCATCTAATGATATTCTTATAGTTTAGGCCTTAATGATCAAGAGGGGAAGGAAAAAATCCACTGGCATGAAAGTAATGGGCTAAACTTCCGATATTTTCATTTCAAGCCCATATATATGGACTTAGGAATATAGCAAATGCCCAGAAGGTAGGCCTTTTCAATTTTGACACAAGATATACTTACTCAATGCTACAAACACAattctcagccaaaaaaaaaaaaaaaaaaagctaccaacacaataaatttgatgtttttttcCACAAACATTTA
Coding sequences within:
- the LOC126716501 gene encoding protein DETOXIFICATION 16-like isoform X2, whose product is MTTTQVRIHDMEVEGEERSENDGWKPKYVKEAKMQLRLGGPLIAVSLLQYSLQIVSVMFTGHLGELPLSGASLGSSFAAVTGFYVLLGMGSALETLCGQAYGAKQYHMLGVHTQRAILTLLALSIPLAIIWYNTSTILILLHQNHEIATEAGVFNRWMIPSLFAYGILQCLNRFLQTQNNIIPMLIGSGFTALLHVLVCWVLVFKIKLGIKGAALAINISNWVNVLLFAIYVRFSPACKKTWTGFSKEALHDIPSFLKLAVPSAIMICLEYWSFEMVVLLAGLLPNPTLETSVLSICLNTCWLVYMVSVGLGGTISTRVSNELGAGSPYGARLALRVMIIVALSEGTIIAITTILVRNVWGKLYSKEEEVIRYVAKMMLLLALSDFLDGFQCVLSGAARGCGWQNLCSFINLGAYYLVGIPSAVLFAFVFHFGGKGLWMGIICGLSVQVVALVIVNLRADWKKEANKAMRGAQRGGSVIVEEEEL
- the LOC126716501 gene encoding protein DETOXIFICATION 16-like isoform X1, which encodes MTTTQVRIHDMEVEGEERSENDGWKPKYVKEAKMQLRLGGPLIAVSLLQYSLQIVSVMFTGHLGELPLSGASLGSSFAAVTGFYVLLGMGSALETLCGQAYGAKQYHMLGVHTQRAILTLLALSIPLAIIWYNTSTILILLHQNHEIATEAGVFNRWMIPSLFAYGILQCLNRFLQTQNNIIPMLIGSGFTALLHVLVCWVLVFKIKLGIKGAALAINISNWVNVLLFAIYVRFSPACKKTWTGFSKEALHDIPSFLKLAVPSAIMICLEYWSFEMVVLLAGLLPNPTLETSVLSICLNTCWLVYMVSVGLGGTISTRVSNELGAGSPYGARLALRVMIIVALSEGTIIAITTILVRNVWGKLYSKEEEVIRYVAKMMLLLALSDFLDGFQCVLSGAARGCGWQNLCSFINLGAYYLVGIPSAVLFAFVFHFGGKGLWMGIICGLSVQVVALVIVNLRADWKKEANKAVRGAQRGGSVIVEEEEEL